One part of the Mariniblastus fucicola genome encodes these proteins:
- a CDS encoding GTP-binding protein, giving the protein MNEQLTGKPVRFLMVGGFLGAGKTTTIGKLAAHYVAQGKNVALVTNDQAYNLVDTETLRRQGFHVGEVPGACFCCKFDDLLSTVDSLSEDSVPDLIIAEPVGSCTDLVATVIEPMKSLFGDRFETGPLVVLLKPSHGKKILADGARRGFSPKAEYIFLKQLEEADSIAINKIDRMSEDEQQELLSLTKERFPEKNVFLLSARDGIGFEDLVSAIESDPISRTGMMEMDYEVYAEGEAELGWLNCQVQAATGKDDEKFSLDEVVLAFVRNIGAQLAESGAEVAHLKVLGQTLENSAIANMVSSDGIAELSLPSEINAAAAELLVNARVATAPETLAEIVNSVAEELQSSMQVKFSIGQMQSFRPGKPEPTHRMV; this is encoded by the coding sequence ATGAACGAACAACTCACAGGCAAGCCGGTCCGATTTTTGATGGTAGGCGGTTTTCTGGGTGCCGGAAAGACGACGACGATCGGAAAACTTGCCGCACATTATGTTGCCCAAGGGAAAAACGTAGCTCTCGTCACCAATGACCAGGCCTATAACCTTGTCGACACCGAAACGTTGCGCCGGCAAGGGTTCCATGTCGGTGAAGTTCCAGGTGCCTGTTTTTGCTGTAAGTTCGACGATTTGCTGTCGACGGTTGACTCGCTGTCGGAAGATTCCGTTCCCGATTTGATCATCGCCGAACCAGTCGGAAGTTGCACGGATTTGGTGGCGACGGTGATTGAACCGATGAAGAGTCTTTTTGGAGACCGATTTGAAACCGGGCCGTTGGTTGTGTTGCTGAAACCGTCGCACGGAAAGAAAATTCTTGCCGACGGGGCTCGTCGAGGATTTTCACCGAAAGCCGAATACATCTTTTTGAAGCAACTCGAAGAAGCCGATTCAATTGCGATCAACAAGATTGACCGGATGAGCGAAGACGAACAGCAGGAATTGCTGAGCCTGACCAAGGAGCGATTTCCAGAGAAAAATGTCTTTCTGTTGAGCGCTCGCGACGGCATCGGATTTGAGGATTTGGTAAGCGCGATTGAGTCGGATCCAATTTCGCGAACCGGCATGATGGAGATGGACTACGAAGTTTATGCCGAAGGAGAAGCTGAGCTTGGCTGGCTCAATTGTCAGGTTCAGGCTGCTACAGGCAAAGACGACGAGAAGTTTTCGCTCGATGAAGTCGTACTGGCGTTCGTTCGAAACATTGGAGCACAACTGGCCGAATCCGGAGCCGAAGTGGCTCACTTGAAAGTCCTTGGCCAGACATTGGAGAATTCGGCGATTGCCAACATGGTAAGTTCCGACGGAATCGCGGAATTGAGTTTGCCGAGCGAGATCAATGCGGCCGCTGCAGAGTTGCTGGTCAACGCGCGCGTCGCGACGGCCCCTGAGACGCTGGCTGAAATCGTAAACTCGGTGGCTGAAGAACTGCAGTCGTCGATGCAGGTTAAGTTCTCAATCGGGCAGATGCAAAGTTTTCGACCCGGCAAACCAGAACCGACACATCGCATGGTCTAG
- a CDS encoding class I SAM-dependent methyltransferase translates to MDPDAYNDFVWLTSESATEYLETALRLFEKNLNPLKIAKLLRKSISPQRAALAMEQAQLRIRGRRKFESADEMFFTGRSLEQSTSSLLATYKAKRFRDSSRVADICCGIGGDLISLAKRTDSPDFETVGVEQDPVPAQFARANLKACDAKFAKVETVSFEDFDLEPFDAVHVDPDRRVKGRTTTADFFEPSLQSVFDRVSLDRQRVAIKVAPATEIEDFDFPVEREWIGEWRECKQQVLWAGPGIEEDAKVATVVARDGARCHFRSVGAAQKTLPPTRYAETIGPYIYEPHASVLAGGLGDELAGKYSLEFLSRGIAYMNSEQPLEGVEPILKGYRVDDVLPVDLKQIQKKLKSLDAGSLIIKKRGVDQVLADNVGRLKLGGDQKITIILTRHQKSRRAILVTRMVGPI, encoded by the coding sequence ATGGATCCTGACGCGTACAACGACTTTGTTTGGCTGACCTCTGAATCGGCGACTGAATATCTCGAAACTGCGCTGCGATTGTTCGAGAAGAACCTGAATCCGCTGAAGATCGCAAAACTCTTGCGCAAATCCATTTCGCCACAGCGGGCGGCACTTGCGATGGAACAGGCTCAACTGCGAATCCGTGGAAGACGGAAATTTGAGAGCGCCGATGAAATGTTTTTCACCGGCCGCAGCCTCGAACAGTCGACTTCTTCGCTGCTGGCGACCTATAAAGCCAAACGGTTCCGGGATTCGAGTCGCGTTGCTGATATCTGCTGCGGCATCGGGGGAGATCTGATTTCCCTTGCGAAGCGAACCGACAGCCCGGACTTCGAAACCGTCGGCGTGGAACAGGATCCAGTTCCGGCACAGTTCGCGAGGGCGAATTTGAAAGCTTGCGACGCCAAGTTCGCCAAAGTGGAGACCGTCTCTTTCGAGGATTTTGACCTAGAGCCTTTCGATGCGGTTCATGTGGATCCTGATCGGCGCGTAAAGGGCAGAACGACGACGGCTGACTTTTTCGAACCGTCGCTGCAGAGTGTTTTCGATCGAGTCTCGCTGGACCGGCAACGTGTCGCGATCAAAGTCGCGCCGGCAACGGAAATTGAAGACTTTGATTTCCCGGTTGAACGAGAGTGGATTGGCGAATGGCGGGAGTGCAAACAGCAAGTGCTTTGGGCCGGTCCAGGAATCGAAGAGGACGCCAAGGTTGCAACCGTTGTTGCGAGAGACGGCGCACGTTGCCATTTCCGATCTGTCGGAGCGGCACAAAAGACGTTGCCTCCGACGCGATATGCGGAAACGATCGGCCCCTACATCTACGAACCGCATGCTTCCGTTTTGGCCGGCGGACTGGGCGACGAGCTTGCCGGAAAGTACTCGCTGGAGTTTCTTTCCCGCGGCATTGCTTACATGAATAGCGAGCAGCCGCTGGAAGGAGTCGAGCCGATTCTGAAGGGTTATCGAGTCGACGACGTTTTGCCTGTCGATCTGAAGCAGATTCAGAAAAAACTGAAATCGCTTGATGCCGGCAGCCTGATCATCAAAAAGCGGGGCGTCGATCAGGTGCTTGCCGACAATGTCGGCAGACTCAAACTGGGCGGAGACCAGAAAATCACCATCATTCTCACCCGTCATCAGAAAAGCCGTCGGGCGATCCTGGTGACTCGCATGGTAGGCCCTATATAG